Genomic window (Capricornis sumatraensis isolate serow.1 chromosome 16, serow.2, whole genome shotgun sequence):
TTTTCCTTCTATAATTATCCTGATTAtaagttttgtgatttttttcccttggagcAATTTATAGAAATTACTTAAATACACTGGATATGAATTCTTTAACATTTATATGTGCTTCAAACCAATTTACCTGAGTAATTTTCAGTCAGTATCTGGTCTTTCCTTTATTAATAATGTTGCTATCTTTATATTTGATATAGTTGAACTTTCCATGTTTTacattttgtgaccctatgtcTTATTTAAATTTCTACTGCGTAGTTAAGTCATAGACATTCTGCTATGTTATATTCTCACAGCTTTGTAgtttaagtttttaatccatttggatAAAATGTACAGTAGAAAAGCAATATAATTTTTTCATATGTATAAGCATGTATAGACCACAATTTAGCAGACCGTTTTTCACTGATGGACCTACTACTGTTTTCATACATGGAGCTTCTAGAGACTTGAACGtctgttcatggattttctcTCTTTGGTTCCATTGGCCTGTCTACCTACCTTCACACCCCAAACCGCACcatctttattattattgctttataATCAGTTCTGACATCTGATAgaacaagtttttctttttgtctactGAAATCATCTTAGCTATTTTTTAGCTCTTTTCTAgataaattttatgtttgtgAAGGTGGGCATAAAATTCTCTCAAGCACTTCATTGAAAATAATTTGAAGGGGAATATCATGTTGATACAACTTCATCTTGATTGTTGacggaaaatattttttccatgctTCTGATGTTTCTCTCCTGCAAAGGGAGCTGATCGTGGCCATTCCAACACCATTGTATTCACACGGTTCCTAGAAAGATGGAGTGATGTGTCTGACTAGTAAACCTGAAGACAAGCTGGCATGCTCTGCTCTGCACTTATCCTCAGGAGCAGCCGGCCTGCTGAAGCCCAGTGCCCCTGTGCCTCAGAGATGCTTCCCCAGGATGTGCAAGAGGCATGCCCCAGTCACCACCACCAAGACTGAGTGGACAAGCCTGTCTACTTACAGTGTCTTTTAGCAACAAATATTTcactaataaatttaaaagtcttTCCCCGGGTATCTAAAAGTGATATGGTTTCTACCTACTCACCATCTTTTATGTCTCTGTTTGTCTAAATACTGGGAAAGGAAGAGAATAACTACTTACTAGAGCCTCTTTGTGGAgcaggcgatggcacccactccagtcctcttgcctggaaactcccatggacggaggagcctggtgggctgcagtccatggggttgctaagggtcggacacgactgagcaacttccctttcacttttcactttcatgcattggagaaggaaatggcaacccactccagtgttcttgcctggagaatcccagggacgggggagcctggtgggctgcctggggtcacacagagttcgacacgactgacgggacttagcagcagcagcagcagagcccctTTGAGACCCTAGTAATTGTTTGTTTAATGTATAAATGAGTTTGATTAGtgaatgtgtattttttaaagctgtttgTGCCTATATTTGCAAATGAGATTCATTCCAAtgtttttgtcatattttatttactttggctTCAAGGTTATTTTGGCGTGAGTTAGAGAATGTTCTTTATTGTGATTTTCAAGAAAAGTTTATATAATATAGAATCAGTTTTGTcctaaatatttgtagaattttcCCGTAGCATAATTAGGCCAAATGTCTGTGTGAGGAAAGTCTGTTCTTTTTGTATGTATTTGCTTCTTTGGCAGCGCGGGCACGCGGGCTCTTCCGCTGCAGTGCGTGGACTCTCGGTTGCGGCACAGGGCTCGGtagctgtggtgcttgggcttagttgctccgtggcatctgggatcttagttccccgataaGAGATCAAAATGGcatccccctgcattgcaaggcaaatttttaaccactggaccaccagggaagtccctgtgagagtgaattttaaaataacaaataaaaccaGTTAATTGTTTcagaatatttgaatatttggggaggaggggcaatataggggtaaggtattaagaggtacaaactaccatgtataaaataagctacggatatattgtatagcacagggaatttagccaatattctgtaataactatgAATGGAAAATAGCCTTCAAAATTGTGAATCACCATGTTGCATACCAGAAGCTTATATAataatcaactatacctcaattaaaaaaaaaaaactttaaaaaaatctgatcgTTGTTTACCATCAAAAATATCTTTAATGACTTAGAAGCTAACAAAttgattgttttttaatattataatttttaaatccttCAAATTCATTTGAAGAAAAAACACTGGAAACCATTAAAGAATTTGTTtcccaaaaaaagacaaataatgtttGAATATttcacatgcaaacacacaaacccacacacaTCAGTTACTATCACTCTCTGCCCACTTAGCCtgctttttctattaaaaaaaattgagtaaaTACAAAATAACTATTTTCTAATTACATGTATCCTATGAAATATTATGGCTCAAATATTATGTACCAGCCACCCAgtataaagaggaaaataaattttattattacatcTGACTCTCCTGGGTGTATGAGCTAGAGGCAGGAATAGACATTGTCAATTTTTtttcagaaggaaggaaaaactaTAAGGACAAAAATGATggattattgttttaaatttaaggaCTTCtgatctgtgaaaaataccaaagACCAAGATAATAGAtagaatgtgaaaaaaatctTTGTCAAGTCAACATCAAAATATTCAAATCTACATTAAAAAGAGCCTTCATAAATTGAATCATAGAAACATTTGGAAAAAGCATTAATAGGCAAtttacagaaaaacagaaacccaaaattctaaaaatattagaCAGTGAGCAAAGTCATTTTaggttaaggaaaaaaattaaaattagatatcagtttatatatattttcctgaCCAAAAAGTATTAGGAAAATACCAATGTTCACTAGGGTGTGAGGACATAGGAACCTCCGTGCACAGTTAGGAGTGTATGCTGGGCATCCATCATGGAAAATGATCTGGAATAATTGGTCAAGTTAAATGTGTGCATACCCTCAGACTCAAAATTTTTGCCCCTACTATAGCACCCtcggtgaaggcaatggcaccccactccagtactcttgcctggaaaatcccatggacggaggagactgagcgacttcactttcactttccactttcatgcattagagaaggaaatggcaacctattccagtgttcttgcctggagaatcccagggacagcggagcttggtgggctactatctatggggttgcacagagtcggacacgactgaagtgacttagcagcagcagcagcatagcaccCTAGAAAATTTATCATACTGAGTTATTTGTAGTAGAGACGAGCTGGAGGCAATCTGCTCTTCATCACTAGGAAAGCATGTAGGTAAATCAGGATGGATGGACATCATAGACCAGTGCTACTCAAtgtgtggtccatggaccagcagcaGTCCTTGGACTCTCTGTTTCCACTCTATGATGGAGCAATGACAAAAAGTGAGATGGATCATATAAAACTATTACAGAATTTTAACAATGCTAAGAATTTTTTATTGCCATTTACAAAAATATTAAGCCACAACAGGTTggaaattttacaaagaaaattattcttTACCCATATATACTTGATATATACCCATATATACTTGATAAACACTTCCATAAAGGGTTATGGGCCTCTACAGGTCCATGAGTCCATCATGCCAGAGAACAGTTACTAAGGGTGAGATAAGGGGTAAAATGAGAATATGGAGATAAAGGGGAGCAAGATCAGATATGTCAAGAATTCAAATATAGTCATCATTACTTAAGCAAATGtggatttctaattaaaatatggAATGCATACAAAAGCATGATTAAGTAAAAGCATATTTAAGCATATCTCACTTGTTCCTGAATTGATATGTTGATGAAATACCAATTACTCTGAATTCTGAGAATGTAGACAATGGTCCATGACCACTTCCCCAAACTATGGATGACAAGGTCTATGTCCAGCCTTTAAAATCTAAGTCAATTATGTCATGAAAATTATTCTCTTACTTAACTGTGAAATTAAATACTGTAGCATTTCAAGCTTCACAATTAGGTAAATGATCACAGTCCTCTTAACTTTCTCTGGTCTTTTTTCACACCTTTTCAGCTGATTCTTAATTTTGCCAGCCATGGAACAAAGCAATGGCACCAGAGTGACTGAATTCCTTCTCCTGGGATTCGCTGGTCAGCACAAGTCTTGGCACGTCCTCTTCACAGTATTTCTGGTGATCTATGCGGCCACCCTGGTGGGTAACATTGGCATGATCCTGCTCATCAAGACTGACTCTTCGcttcacacccccatgtactttttcctccAAAACTTGGCCTTTGTTGATCTCTGCTACACCTCTGCCGTCACCCCTAAGATGTTGCAAAACCTTGTAGGAACAGAACAATCCATCTCATTCGTGGGATGTTTGGTGCAGTTACTGGTCTATGGGGCTTTTATAACGAGTGATTGCTATATCCTGGTGGCGATGGCAGTGGACCGTTACGTGGCCATCTGCGACCCTCTCCACTATCCAACACTCATGTCCCGGAGGGTCTGCATTCACCTGTTAGTTGGATCATACTTCATGGGTTTCCTAAATGCCTCTGTAAATGTAGGTTTTATTTTCTCACTGAGCTTTTGCAAATCCAATAAAATTAACCACTTTTTCTGTGATGCACCCCCAATTCTGGCCCTCTCATGCTCCAATGTTTACTTCAGCATCATGATGTTAACAATCTTTGTGGGGTTTAACTTGACATTCACTGTGTTCGTCGTCATCTTTTCCTACATATTTATCCTGGCTGCCATCCTGAAGATCTCTTCTGCTGCAGGGCGGAAGAAAGCCTTCTCCACGTGTGCTTCCCACCTGACCGCTGTCACCATTTTCTATGGGACGCTCTCTTACATGTATCTGCACCATCGCACCATAGAATCTCAAGAGCAAGAAAAAATGGCTTCTGTGTTTTACGGGGTTATGATCCCCATGTTAAACCCCCTCATCTACAGCCTGAGGAACCAAGATGTGAGAGAAGCCCTAAAAGAAGTTGGAAAAAAGTGTTTCTAGTTTTAACACCAATAACTAACTCAACAGGGTTCAACAAGTAAAGCAACATTTCTCAGCAGCAGAAGATGTATCAAGTGTTCATAAGATACAAAAGCATTCCTTAGTTGTATCAATAGTAtctgaaaaatattgaaaagcatCTCAAATGATTAAACAAGTTTCTAATTCATTATTGAGTAAATAAaccattaaaatttgaaattttgcttttctaaaaacatcaagaaatgaaaagatataccaCAAActaggaaaaattatatatatgatgaaactatatatatcatataaatgataaaattatgtgcatatatcatatatatatgacaaaatcTCTCTgttaagaatatataaagaatacttTTAACCCAATGATgaaactgtttattttaaaatgggcaaattgTGACAGTGAAAATCTCGGAGTAAGATCTGCTGAAAATCCATTCCTCCATAAAAGCAGCTAGGATGCtggtgtgcacacatacacacacacacacacacatatacacacataacaaTCAAAtttttcagaactctggaaattaaaaaaaggcTTGCAGCAGTCCAGggagcttttatttaaaaaacacaacttAGGCTTAGTATGAATGCCAAGCTTAGAGGTGCTTTACTGTGCCCTATTCTCATCCGCTCCCTTCCCATCtcttgggaagccctaaaaccCAACAGCTGGCAGGCCGACTGAAAGGCAGCAGCCTGGCAGCCAGTCGGAGCAGATCAGGGCTGGCGCTCTTGAAAAGCCCATTCACAGAGCACTGTTGTCCTCTGGCCCATATGGTGGTTCTCTGGAAGGCCCTACTTGCCCGGCTGTCATTATTTGTCCGGACTTGAAGCTCACTCAGTGCAAAGAGCCTTTTTTCTGGGGTCATTTGTCAAAAACAATCAGAGACAATTAACTGTTTAATCCTGCAACTGcctgggcttctctggcagctcggctggtaaagaatctacctgcaatgcagaagaccccagtctgattcctgggttgggaagatcccctggagaaggtataggctacccaccccagtagaatttacctggagaatccctgtggacagaggagcctggagggctacagcccgtggggttgcaaagagtcagacacaactgagtgactaagcacagcacacggATATAGGCAAGAGTTAAGGCAAACAATAGGCAAATCCAAAAGGCTTAAAACAAAAAGCTCGTGAACACAGGGATTTTCCTgctgttccagtggttaagaatccactttgcaatgcagggaacatgggttcaatccctgatcggggaactaagattccacatgccaaagagCAACTAGGCCCACTTGCTGTAACTACTGACCCCATGCTAGAGAGGCCATCCACAataacaaaagatcccacaagctgcaactaagaccaaatGAAACCTtctaaataaatagttttaaaaaaaaaaaccacctcatGCATGAAATAGCCATAAGGGTACTTCAAAGTTCCACAGTCCTGAGAATCTAGATCTAGAGCATCAGGAGGGGCTGCGTGCTTGTTCAAAACTGAACTAAGGAAGTCTTAAGCTGTCACTCTGGGTAATCTTGAGGATACACTCAAGCAGGAAGTGAAGGCTAGGATGGAGCTGTAATCTACCTGGAAGAGAGTTGAGGGCATACCCAAACACACAGTCAGAGACCCCTGGCGAAGTCTGAGACACTTGTTGGTTCCAGGCTTTTAAATAAATCCCTTGCTAATCATTATCTGACTGCTAAAttagaggtttccctggtggctcagatggtaaagaatctacctgcaatataggagacctggatttgatccctgggtcaggaatactgtctggagaaaggaatggcaacccactccagtattcttggctgaagaatcctatggacagaggagcctggagggctacagtccatgggctcacaaagagttgaagcaactaaaactttcactttcacactttgaaGCTGAGCAGGAACTTCAGTGGCCACACATGATGAAGAATACACATTTAACAGGATCAACTGAAAAATGTCACCATCACAGAGAAAACAGTCAATAGAAACCATCCCTGAAAAGCACAGGCATTAGAATTACTATATAAGACTTTAAACTGAACATGATTCTCTGGGGCCTGAGTGCACCATCTTTCTAGTCTGCTGGCTTTCTAAATAAACTCTTCCTTGTCCCAACAACTTGTTTCTCGATTTTTTGCCCTATGGTGCTGTAAGCAGTACAAGCTTGGACTAGGTAACAATTTTGGGAGAGCCTTCCACGGGCTTTGCTGCTTGTGGCCAGCTGCCCCAACCCCCTTGCCACTCTGGTTGGGAGATTTCGGCATAAGGCCCTGGCAATTGCTGATACCACTCGTCACTTCAAAATTCCCCAAAGTGGCACCAGCTGTACCAGCACTTGGCAGTTGGAGTAAGGAATCAACACCGGGGAGAGGACAAACTCCCTACAGTGGGATTAAGGTACCTGCCAAGATGTTCCCCTTCAAGGCCCACAACTGCTGCAGATGTTAGAGAAATCCTTGAGGAGGAGTCTCCCTGTGTCCTtaaagagatcaagccctgagtctttggagtgggagcactgactctaagaccctagaccaccagagaatgaACCCTACAGAGTATCAGACACTGAGAACTCACACAAGGGAAACCACTAGAATCTAAGACTCGGCATCACCCaaacaccagtagcaccctgaAGGAAGTTAATGCggccacaatagggaaagtggagatgtgcctgcaaatgggACTCTCTGCTTGGGCTGAACAtgcttgcaaacaagatgttctgccaaggagactggacacagccttgagtttaatggtcccttgtaaacgagggaacattcccttcctGTGATAAGGAGAAAGAacgggctctggacagactctgcagtaaacATGAATTTCACCCCCTTTTGCTGTATGATAACATTTATGCACCTGCGCAGTACTGAAAAGGCTTAGTCATGCAATCTGGAATTCTGCCAAGggggctttataaaaataaaccgcAAGCTTGTTTGCGCAGTTCTTTCTCCTCCAGCTGGAGTTGTGTctttgtctgtctcttgtgtgtgtgtcttgtctttgtgtcatttcgctCACAACAGCACCCTGTGCAGggtgcctcatctaaacaacaaacaaaaacaagaacccAACCATCACCAGACAAGATTACCACATCacccagccttgcccatcagaggaaaaacaaacaaacaaaaagcaaacaaacaacaacaaaaactgaacaaaaatctcaccctatatgaagcttaaaCAAACAACTGGACCAACTGCAGGAAGGCAGatatcaaaaggaagaaaaaattcaactttgaagcctgggaaaaagagaactgaaacacaataaggtaaaataataataataataatgaaacagcagagaaatactacacaaatggaaaaaaacagcTAGAAACACAGATACCCAAGTAAatgaagaaataggcaaactacctgaaaaaaaaaaaacattcagaataatgatagtaaagatgattgaaaacaatatggagaaaatgcaagaatcaattaacaaagacctagaagacttAGAggataaacatacagagacaaacaacacaattactgaaattaaaagtactctagaaggaatcaatagcagaatatctgaagataTTAAgctaaaatggtggaaataatttctgaagagcagaataaaatacaaagaatgaaaagaactgagcatagtttcagagacctctgggacaatatcaaatgcaccaacatttaaTTACAgcggtcccagaagaagagaaaaagaaagagtatgagaaaaattttgaagagattacagttgaaattttccccaacatggaaaaggaaatagtcagtcaATTCAAGAagtgcaaagagtcccatacaggataaacagaaggagaaacacaccaagactaatcaaactaacaaagactaaacacaggaaagaatattaaaaccagcaagggaaaagcaacaagtaacatacaagggaaaccccacatGTTTAACAGCtggtctttcagcagaaactgcaggccagaagggaataaaataaaataatgaaaggggaaaatataCACCCAAGATtgctgtacctggcaaggatctcattcaaaattgatggagaaatgaaaagcttttcaCACAAGCAGAACTTAAGAGAATTCAATACcactaaaccagctttacaacaaatgttaaagggacttatatagtcaagaaatacaagagaagaaagagatctacaaaatcaaccccaaacaattaagaaaatggcaataggaacatatctatcaataattaatttaaatgtaactggattaaatgctccaaccaaaagacacaagcaggctgaatggatacaaaaataagacccatatatgtgctgtctacaagaaacccacctcagacctcaagacacatatagacagaaaatgagaggatgggaaaatatattccatgcaaatgggaagcaaaagaaagctggagtagcaatcctcatatcagacaaaatagaccttaaaataaagaagattgcaAGCAATAAGGAAGGATACTACCTAATGATCAAGGCatcagtccaagaggaagacatagccattgtaaatatctgtgcacccaacataggagcacctcagtacataagacaaacactaacagacataaaaggagaaactgacagtaacacaataataggagGAGACTTTACCACCCCACGCACACCATGGACAgaccatcaaaacagaaaattcataaggaaacacaagtcttaaaagatacattagatgagatggatctcattgatacctTCAGGACagtccatccaaatgcagaaaaatacaacttctcaaatgcacatgaaacattcttcaggatagaccacatcttgagtcataaatcaaacctcagtaaatttaagaaagttgaaaCTGTGTCAAGCATCTTCTCCCACTACaaagctatgagactagatatcaattaccaaaaaaaaaaaaaaaactgtaaaaaacacaaacacatgcaggctaaacaatacatttctaaacaaccaacaggttactgaagaaatcaaaagggaaatcaaaatatttctagaaacaatgacaataaaaacaggacaactcaaaacctatgggatgcaacaaaagcagtacccagagggaagtttataacagtacaatcctacctcaagaaacaagaaaggcATCAAATatacaacctaactttacacctaaaacaactggaaaatgaagaacaggaaaaccccaaaattagtagaagaaaataaatcataagtatcagagcagaaagaacagaaaaagaaatgaaagaaacaagagtaaagattaatgaaactaaaagctggttcttggagaagataaacaaaattgacagacCTTTAGAGAGACTCATCaagtgaaaaagagagaagagtcaAGTCAAcattattagaaatgaaaaaggagaggttacaacagacaatgcagaaatacaaaggattaagagactgttatgaacaactatatggcaataaaatggataacttctaagaaatggacagattctaataaaagttcaattttccaagactgaaccaggaagaaatagaaattatgaacaacccaaatatgagcactgaaattgaagctgagatgaaaaatctcccaaaaaacaaaagcccaggaccagatggcttcacaggagaattctatcaaacatttatccttttaaaactctttcaaaaagctgaagaggaaggaacccttccaaactcattctaagaggccatcatcaccctgataccaaaactggacaaagacaaaacaaaataagaaaactacaggccaatatcactgatgaagatagatgcaaaaatcctcaacaaaattttagcaaacagaattcagcaacacatcaaaaagctcatacaccatgatcaagttgggtttattccagggatgcaaggattcttcagtatatgcaaatcaatcaatgtgatataccaaattaacaaattgaaaggtagAAACTATATGATAATCACAACAgttgcagaaaaagcctttgacaaaattcagcacccacttatgattaaaactcttcaaaaaatgggcacagaaggaacctacctcaacatagtaaagccatatataagcccacagcaaacattctcaacggtgaaaaacaaaaagcattccccctaatattaggaaaaagacaagggtatccactttcaccactattattcaacatagttctggaagtcttagctacagcaatcagagaagaaaaagaaataaaaggaatccagattggaaaagaagtaaagctctcactgtttgcagatgacatgatactgtacatagaaaaccctaaagatagaatcagaaaattactagagctcatcagtgaatttagcaaagttgcagatactaaatcaatgcacagaaatcacttgcatttctatatactaaaaatgaaaaatcagaaagagaaattaaggaatcaatcccattcaccattgcaacaaaaagaattaaacatctaggaataaacttgccTAAGGTGACAAAagtactgtacacagaaaattataagacactaatgaaagaaatcaaatatgacataaacagatggagaaatattccatgttcttgggtaggaagaatcagtattgtgaaaatgactttactaccaaaggcaatctacagactcaatgcaatcctatcaaattaccaatggcatttttcacagtactagaacaaaaaatttcacagttcatatggagcCACAAAAGACCCTggatacccaaagcaatcttgagaaagcagaatggagctggaggaatcaaagctacagtcatcaaggcagCATGGcactggaacaaaaacagaaatatagaccaatggagcaagatagaaagcccagaaataaacacacacacctatgggtaccttatttttgacaaaagaggcaatatacaatggggcaaacacagcctcttcaataaatggtgctgggaaaactgaacagccacttgtaaaagaatgaaattagaacacttcctaacaccaggCACAACGATAAACTCAAAAttggttaaagacctaaatgtaagaccagaaacgataaaactcttagaggaaaacataggcagaactctCGATGATAGagatcaaagcaagatcctctaccacccacctcctagagtaatggaaataaaaaccagagtaaacaaatgggacccaattaaacttaaaagcttttgccagcaaaggaaactataagcaaggtgaaaagacaacccacagaaagttgagcaaataaaagaaacagcTGACAAAGGACCTTTGAGTCAgctccaatgaggtggatgaacctaga
Coding sequences:
- the LOC138093046 gene encoding olfactory receptor 5AK2-like; translated protein: MEQSNGTRVTEFLLLGFAGQHKSWHVLFTVFLVIYAATLVGNIGMILLIKTDSSLHTPMYFFLQNLAFVDLCYTSAVTPKMLQNLVGTEQSISFVGCLVQLLVYGAFITSDCYILVAMAVDRYVAICDPLHYPTLMSRRVCIHLLVGSYFMGFLNASVNVGFIFSLSFCKSNKINHFFCDAPPILALSCSNVYFSIMMLTIFVGFNLTFTVFVVIFSYIFILAAILKISSAAGRKKAFSTCASHLTAVTIFYGTLSYMYLHHRTIESQEQEKMASVFYGVMIPMLNPLIYSLRNQDVREALKEVGKKCF